One genomic window of Phoenix dactylifera cultivar Barhee BC4 chromosome 6, palm_55x_up_171113_PBpolish2nd_filt_p, whole genome shotgun sequence includes the following:
- the LOC103703838 gene encoding uncharacterized protein LOC103703838 produces the protein MWRHRRLQEMKRLFRCVEALAAVLLLSWSSARLAAAARLSGDLLRRLAALLLSPRFVFLLGNAIVLVLFAKSGHSSPSRAAASSPAGGGDIYDEFVDRRRQMMQCSAAEVVYEDKKVCVEGRACRKSQSERLERGPIEPELRWSWTEIEGSGPKQPLASEEDAEEFRRTVEAFIAKQLRFHRQESMSTAVASSAGTAEPDK, from the coding sequence ATGTGGCGCCACCGCCGTCTCCAGGAGATGAAGCGCCTCTTCCGGTGCGTGGAGGCGCTCGCCGCCGTCCTCCTCCTCTCGTGGTCCTCCGCCCGCCTCGCCGCCGCTGCCCGCCTCTCCGGTGACCTCCTCCGTCGCCTCGCTGCCCTCCTCCTCAGTCCCCGCTTCGTCTTCCTCCTTGGCAACGCCATCGTCCTCGTCCTCTTCGCCAAGTCCGGCCACTCCTCTCCTTCCCGCGCCGCCGCCTCTTCcccggccggaggcggcgaCATCTACGACGAGTTCGTCGACCGCCGGAGACAGATGATGCAGTGCTCGGCGGCGGAGGTTGTGTACGAGGACAAGAAGGTGTGCGTGGAGGGGCGAGCGTGCCGCAAGAGCCAGTCGGAGAGACTGGAGCGGGGTCCGATAGAGCCGGAGCTCCGGTGGTCGTGGACGGAGATCGAGGGTTCCGGCCCGAAACAGCCGCTGGCGTCGGAGGAGGATGCGGAGGAGTTCCGGCGTACGGTTGAGGCGTTTATAGCGAAGCAGCTGAGGTTCCACCGGCAGGAGTCCATGTCCACGGCCGTTGCCTCCTCCGCAGGAACAGCAGAACcagataaataa
- the LOC103703746 gene encoding lipid phosphate phosphatase epsilon 1, chloroplastic has translation MLSPVLSSALHPPLTKSLNSISFHQLPTLKNPILTRGLGSKGHLGGRLRVSKSKGVMELAEADAFEGRNSVKEDGAGEAEAILGNRASGFAPDFSPGGLESTINRLSKWLVAGLFGLIILWKHDAEVMWAAMGSVVNAGLSITLKQILNHERPDSALRSDPGMPSSHAQSIFYAALFAILSLVQSLGINLFTVTVGIFTLTSGCYLAWLRVSQQLHTVSQVLVGALLGSTCGIGWFWAWHSFVLEAFVSSIWVRILVVLGSVTFCVAFLIHVVQHWLRDE, from the exons ATGCTATCACCCGTTCTCTCCTCGGCTCTCCATCCTCCACTCACCAAATCCCTAAACTCCATCTCGTTTCATCAGCTCCCCACCTTAAAAAATCCGATTTTGACGAGGGGATTGGGTTCAAAAGGCCATCTTGGTGGACGATTGAGGGTCTCCAAGTCTAAGGGCGTCATGGAATTGGCCGAGGCTGATGCTTTCGAGGGCAGGAATAGTGTTAAGGAGGATGGAGCGGGTGAAGCGGAGGCGATTCTGGGGAACAGGGCCTCGGGGTTCGCTCCTGATTTTTCACCGGGAGGCCTCGAGTCGACCATAAATCGATTG agcaagtggTTAGTGGCCGGTCTTTTTGGCCTCATCATACTGTGGAAGCATGATGCTGAAGTCATGTGGGCTGCAATGGGATCAGTTGTAAATGCAGGGCTTTCGATTACCTTGAAGCAGATACTGAATCATGAAAGACCTGATTCTGCTTTGAGATCTGATCCTGGAATGCCATCGTCGCATGCACAGTCCATCTTCTATGCTGCATTGTTTGCAATTCTGTCAT TGGTCCAGTCCCTGGGGATAAATTTATTTACAGTAACCGTTGGGATTTTTACCTTGACAAGTGGCTGCTATCTT GCATGGCTTCGGGTATCCCAACAACTTCACACTGTCAGTCAAGTCCTCGTCGGTGCTTTGCTGGGATCCACCTGTGGTATTGGATGGTTCTGGGCGTGGCATTCTTTTGTATTAGAAGCATTTGTTTCCTCTATATGGGTTCGGATCCTGGTGGTTCTCGGTTCAGTAACATTCTGTGTGGCCTTCTTGATTCATGTAGTTCAGCACTGGCTCAGGGATGAGTGA